Below is a genomic region from Henckelia pumila isolate YLH828 chromosome 3, ASM3356847v2, whole genome shotgun sequence.
TGAGCAGTGGTGAAAAAGGCAGGACACAAGGTTAGTGTTTTATATAAatctaatttttaaaatttttgttacgAAAATAAACCCATTTCTataaacaatataaaaatattcaaataaaatatcaccCAATATCACCAACATCTGTGGTGGCCTTTCTCTCAATCGTTTGTAATCGTCTTGATCATTTTAGTATAATTATGTGATTgtgtttatttcaaaaaaaaaataataataacttgGAGAATATTGTGATTCCAATAATTGGGTACTCTGCGCATGGAAGGTTAGGTCATATGTGATGTAATTAACCACGTTTTCATATTTCAACTTTATATTTTGAGATTCATATTTCAATTTATGTGTACAAAgttgaataataaaatatacataataaacaaagaaaattgGCAATTTCAAAACCCAAATCATAAGTTCAGAGGAATAAACGAATGGGTTCGACTCCATAGTCTTCCAAGTCGGTTTGAAAAATATTGGAAATTATCAAATTCAGCCTAAAATCAGACAAACTGGCCCGAATTATTTGCTCATAGCTGCTTATGAACTTTAATATGTTactaattattaatatatagtaAAACacatttaaattaatattcGATAAATTATTCTCTAAAATAATAACTACTAGCAGAAAAGCACACGCATTGCGTGTGTGATACAATACAAAAATAGTATATTAATTtatagagttttttttaattaagacAATTTGTTTTTCACTGCTGCAACATGAGTGGTtaaaaaaacatgataaaatagtTGAGAAAGTGGGGtagtaatttttaaattttcctctttatgtatttttaattttagtgaaAACAGTGGGATTATTTTTGTACAATCATTAAAATTACCAAAACTGTTTTTATGTaactgatgtagccaaaaatcacttgtataTGACACGTTGCTTTCGCAAAGTCCGGAGTATCAACAAATCCTTATATGTTCCATGtggagatcttcagtgggttgttcctacgtcacaaaacaaagtcagagaAGCCGGGAGGGTTTCCGGCGAAGACACTCCGACACTCAAATCagttattactcaaggaataataatcgagagtagaaCAATATAGTATAAAGAATGtgcgtaccttaataatgaggtgacttgagctatttatagatattcggagagTTTCACGGGCTTGAGCCTCTATGGGTTTTTGTTGAATTCAGggtctgcttgaattaaatacatataatatttaaataagcttgagcctaaaaaatatttgaagtgAACCTTCCTGATTGGGCTCAGGCCCAGTTGAACttttaggtgtaacctatcaCTAACCCTCTTGCATTAGAATATTGTATAGATTTTCGTTCCGAATTGAGTTAGTTACTTAAATCAATAATTCCGATAAATTAATAAGATAACAAATTTTCGGAAGATTTTATATAGATATATGGTCCATCAATATCATAAATTAATAAACccctaaaattacaaaatataacTAAAACAAGTTAATAAAAtgtgattttattgtttttttttttcttgaaattcaAATATAATTGAGATGTAATTCTAGTTGAATTTCATCTCTAATTTTTGTCAATACATCCAAAAGATATGGTGTTTTATTCTCGAACTGCGctaaaaaattgtgaaaaattatttttctatgTGAACGTTTCCTTTCGGGTAACGAATTCCAAAGATATTATATCATCTTCAACTTCATAGTTAATTGGATTTTCATTTGCGTTGGCTATTATTTCTTCTAACATTTGCATTTGTGCATCGTCCATTTTCACCTGGATAAATGTCGAACCATTTTTGTAGCAAATAAAACAGAACTTTCAGTGCTACGTCAGATTAATTATTACATATCAGTTAGATCGAAAATACATtatgttaaataaaaatttattaatttatcgattaattaatacttttataaattaattcaTGTTCTCAATACTATTAATCCATACCTCCATTCCTTTCTTTCATATTCAACTCTAGTACATAATTAGAGTAGAGATATTCAATACCATACAATTAAAAATACACTTTCTGATAAGAACTTGAAGGTACCAAAATGATGAAACCATAGTCTGCGCATGGAATAGGTTGTGCATGTATTTTCAGTTTCATAGACACCAGTTCACAGGTTCTACGCATACTACAAAATGTTAGTCAATCAGACCCGTAAATTACCCGGAGTTTCGAAAAATTGAGGACAAAAACAACTTAGTTCTGCTGCATATCACATAAGTTAGACTACAGATTCAATAATCATCTCAAGTCATGCTAAGAAATTCCCATGAATATCTATCTACCTATGGCGCAAAGGCGGTCATGAGACGAATCACCAAATCCGAGCATTCCACACCCATTAAGAAGTGGCTTATTAGCTAACAAACTGACTTCAAGACCAGGAATCAACTAATGCAGCTGTATCTGCAATTTGAACTAGAAGCTAACAATATCATGTTCAAAATTTCAGGTAGTAACTCATATTTCATTAGTTCCAACCAATTTACAAAATCACTAGCatatttcatgaaataaaaCCATTACAACATCTTTAAGACACACAATCACTGCTCATGTCATTTGTGGTAAGGTCGATGCGGGTAACGTGGCGGATAATGATTGGGTAAAATCAGTGGACCCCACGTTGGACCcattgattttaaccaatcatgatTCGCCACGTTACCCGCAGGGTAGTATCCTGCGGGTAGCATGTACTAAACCGTCATTTGTATCTGTTTCAAGCCACACACAAGACCACAATATATGATCGAATGTGCCAAGTACATTATCAGCTCTTTCAAACATGTGCTTAAATACATATAGGACAGGATACAAATGTATTCTCTGATAGCATAGACAAAAAACGATTTTTCCTAACATCAAAGAAGCTATTGATGGCTTGATGCTATTGTTTCAACTTTTTACAATTTCCATAAACTTCAAATGTAACCAAAATTATGATAATAAACCCAAAAAACACAGAATAGCACTGTAAACAAACAGGCAAGATATTAGAAAACCCAATGAATACAGAATTTGCCGCAGAAAGGTTTCCATGTCCTTTGAAAACCAATATCTCAAATTTTGGGCACTCCAAAGCACCGGCTTCCGGGCACAACAAACTCATTTTACAGCAAACATTTTCGAATAAGCCAATTCTACATATAAAAGTGGATTTAAATAGACAAGCTATTCCAACAAAAGCACTTTGCTGaatcctttttaaaaaaaatacaattctAAACACAAAATCTATTTCTGCTTGTTAAAAGAATTACTAAAAAAcaagtttaaaaaattaatgcatATTCTCGTTCTACATGCTTTTCTCGATTCAAAGATAGAAACAAGAACAAATCAATCCAAGCCTACAGAAACTTAAACAGATAAACACATAACCAAATAAACCATGAAAGAATCATGCACACCAAGCTAAGCCATCATGATTCATGATAACACCTAAAACAACAATTTATTTCTCTTGATGATAATTTCCCATTTTATTAGTACACTAAAAGAAAGTAAGATTTCACTTCACCATTAACAGCAGGAAACAACTGTGATGAACAAAAGAGCACTCAAAGTTTCAAAAGTCAAGAAAGGGAGCCTAAACCATCAAATTACAGAGCCTTGAGCAAATCCTCTGCACTGCTCACGTTGAAAGCACCACCCTCCTCCAAATTCAAGATTTTCACGACCCCATCTTCCAAATAGATAGCATACCTCCTCGACCTCACACCCAGCCCCACTGGCTTATCACTCAAATCCAGTTCACAGCCGATTGCCTTCGTGAAATCCCCATTTCCGTCGCTCAGTAACAGCACTTCATCACCCACTTTCAAATCCTTCTTCCACGCCTTCATCACGAATGCATCGTTGACCGAAATGCAAGCGATTGTGTCCACGCCTTTCGCCTTGAACTCGGCAGCTTTTTCGACAAATCCCGGAAGATGTTTCTGCGAGCAGGTGGGGGTGAAAGCCCCCGGAACGGCGATGAGGATGGCTTTCTTTTTGGAGGTGAGGTCGGAAATGGAGATGGTTTGGAGCTCGTCGGAGGAGTCGAAGTAGGAGAGTGTGGCGTCCGGGAGCTTGTCCCCGACGGAGATGGTGGCGGAGATCTTAGGAGCAGTAGAGAATCTCAAATGCTGAGGGAAGGTGCGGCGGTGGGGGCGGAGAGGCAGAGCGGCGAAAGGTGAGGAAATGAGGGAGGTGGGAGTCTTCAACTGGGAGAAGGCGCAAAGGGGTTGTTTGAACTTGGATGAGGATGAAGTGAAGAGCTTTGCGGCGGCGAAAGACGCTGTCGTTGCGGCGGCGGCGGCCATTTGCTGCGGAGGAATTGAGGCGGTTTTCGGTGGGAAGGAGAAAATGTTGTGTTGGGAAATGGGGGGTTGTTGGCTTCGACAGATGGATTTTGGGATTTCGGCGGACGTAACAATGAGGTGAACTCCCCTTTGGCCCTCTAAGTTTGGGTTTATTAAAATTACAccacaaatttgaaaaaaatatttggatTTAATACATTCCGTAATTccatttattattttgaaaatttaaagacGCCTCATTCATTATGTCAATTTGGGTTGAGCCCGTCGGGTCACCCGCCCCACACCCGCCCCACCATTAAAAAATGGCAGATTGGATTGAAGAATTGGCAGCCCATTTAGGGGCGGACCGAAATGGGTGGCCCGTTTGAGCCACGGGCCAAGACGGGTCGAGGCGGGCCGGcccatcaatttttttaaagtttttattataattaatattttaaatattttatgtatgattgataagttttgaataatttatattgtttgaaatttttatatatgattataagttctaaattatttatataatttattataatgtttaattgattaattataaaaatttataatgatttatttattttgaatgatttttttaaatatgtatatcatttataattgtttatgtttaatttttttaaattatttttatttttaaaatattttttgacgGGTTGGCCCGCCTACCCCAACCCACAACCCATAACGGGTTGGGCTAGGCTAGGCTAGGCTGGGATATTCCCAACCCGCCGTCAATTTGGGCTGGCCCGCCCCACCCGCCTGATGGCAGGGCGGGCCGGCCTGAATTGACATGTTTATTCAGAAtctacatatttattttttatttttagttcttTAACGGGTCAAATTTTTATATTGATCCTTTAACTTTTATATTGTAGTTATATTAGTTcgatttttttatcaaaatatctcaattctgTCGAAATTGTTgaatatacaaaaaaaatactATAATATGACAAAGAAGAAGCCTTTCAAATATTATGACACGtgtcaaaacaaaaaaaaagatataattGAGTCCACAACCGTAACCAGGCTCTAtgtagttttttaaaaattgtacaCATAAAAATTGGTCAAAAAAATTGGacacataaattattattattatttaaacaataaattatcattcaaatctCTATACTATTAACCAGCAATCTAGGTTTGAagagtgaaaaaaaaattatctttctTCCTTATTCTTGATTTTGACTATAACAATATTCGACTTTTAATTTTTGGGGAGGCAAACATAAATTACAAAGACGATTGAGGAAGTTTTTCtccattaatttaataatactTTAGCGAATAGCGAGACACAAGAAATTTGTAACATTCTTCCATAATAATATCTACACTGAAATTTTCATTCAAGCCCAAGCTCGAACTcttcttatatatatttaacCTAACAGTCTTTAATTTCTAAAAGTAAGAAAAATTcacataaataaacaaaaaaatgaaattataCTGCCAGTTCCTAACGGCGGAGTCGGAGTTGTGAAGAAATCAAGGTTCACGATCAACATGAAACATGTTCATGTTATATATACTTATAATGTTTGGGGGACGAAGGTGCCAACATAGCCGAATCCAATGATAAAGAAGGCCAAGGATTGCGCGAACAGGTAGATGTAGTAGCGATTTTCCCCCAACACAAAGTCGTAGCAACCGCAGAACAAGAGGTATGCCCCCACGGCCAGCTCTAGAAAATGGAGTCTGTGAACAAAAAAACGTGTCAAGGAAAtgagattaattatattatgGACTTAATGATAACTTTAGCTTCAAAGTTCTATTTAATCTAAAAAATGTTATGCATGCATGTGTACCATGAAAAGTTATACacgttatttttgaaattacaaaaccacttcaaatttatatatatcaaGATTAATCCATGTATACCTTTCATCAATCTTGAATTTTGGTCGCCGGGAAGCTTTGATCCCTGATTTTAACTTGTGAGCATCGCCAAGTTTCTCGGTGACGATCCATTCGTTTACTCTCCCAGCCTCCAACAACCCGATCATCGCTGCTTTTGTACGGTGCAGGGACAACACATTCTCGAAAAGGATCCAAAACACCAGCAAATGCAGTGACCTATCTATGTTACAAATTTAAATCCCATCATTTAATGTTCTGATTAAGCAGTGAGTGCTTTCGGACGAGATTCTGCATGATATATCATCCGCTAACAACTACTTCTTATCCGTCCATCGTATATATAATATCCAACGATTTGAAAACGtacgaaaataaaatttaaaaattgaagACCAACCTAGGAGTCCCGACTGCATTGAGGATTGTGATAATGAAGGGGATGTAAACGGCCCCCCATCTAGGAATCCGAACTTCGGGTACTAATACGGTCGCGGGTAAGACGACGCAGTAGAATATGAAGGTCACAAGATGTGCTACGATCTTTCTGACGAAGAAGAAACTGTATATTACATGAACCTTCTTCCACAAGCTCACTTTCTGCAACaaatatgcatgcatgcattgaTTTTTAGATATATTGAATTGAAATCTAGGTAAATATACAAGCACCGATGATTTGCTAAACTCgtgattttgaatattttgcatttaaTATGACATTATATTCTTCATATGTGGATATAATATTATGTTGTtatagaaagaaaaaaatacagTACTGCGTGGATGGACTAGaagatgattaaaaaaaaaaaaaaatcatttttcttatttttaaataaaaaaatacaattttaaaAAGTAACTTGGTTTGATGAAAAActttttgaacttaattaataaccttgttttaaatattataagATATTAAaactattaatatatattaacgCAGGTATGTGTACTTTAAGtttgtaaatattttattaaatgctttaaataacttaaatttttttttagattctCGAAGATAACATGCAAACATTTGAATGAAATCGAGATGCCAATTAATAAAATAACCTTGTTTCTAATGATTTCCATGAACATTTTTTTGAAAAGATTGGCAGGGCCACACGACCAACGGTGTTGTTGGTAACGATACGCCTTGAAAGTGCTCGGCAGTTCATTTTTCACCTGAAATAAGTAAAAATacagaaaacaaatatttcttgGTTGGgcaattcattttttttaaaacccatATAGTGAACCATGGTCGCCGGCTtgatgtttaaaaaaaaaactgagaTGTTCACGAACATCTCGTaacaagaatatatatatatataatattatatagtTTTTACCTTTAGGGAGCCAAGATATAAGAACTTCCATCCCTTAAGACTGGCTCGAACAGCTAAGTCCATGTCCTCCACCGTCGTTCGATCTTTCCATCCGCCGGCTTCGTCAATGGCTGTGATTCTCCAGACACCAGCCGTTCCTAGTTTTTGTGTTTTTAAGCATCACACGAAGAATCACACGTTACGATCATCATTAGGAATAAAAATGGTTTTAGGACAAATTACTACGTACGTACCATTGAAGCCAAAGAAAGCATACGTGGATGAGCCTACTTCTTGCTCCACACTAAAATGATAGTCCAATGACATTTCTTGCATTCTTGTCATCAAGCATTCGTTCGCATTCACTGCAAAAATCCCACTTCAATAAAGAGCTATCACACATTTATTTAGCAAGAAATAATGATTATTTATAGCAAAAGTATGTATcacaatataaattatatattaccAAACTTCCAGCGGGCTTGAACGAGGGCAAGTTCTGGATTGTGGACGAAAAAAGGGATCGTTCGCCAAAGAAAGTCGGGTTCGGGCTGGAAATCCGCGTCGAAGATGGCTACGAAATCACACTGCTTCGCATAGGAGTGCCTCAGTCCTTCCTTTAATGCTCCAGATTTGTAACCTTTCCTATTGTCTCGAATCTCGTACTTGATATTTATACCTTTGCCTGCCCATCTTTGGCATTCAATTGACACCATATTCTATTTCAAGGCACACACAAAAGACcaacaaaattaattaatatggaAAAAATTCTTTCAGAAGTTCATTTAAGATAGTTTGTTAATTTTAAGTTTAATATGTAATCAAAGGTTTAAGTTTGATTTTAAGATAGTTCATTTTTTGGGAAAACCTTAACAATGGGGTCTGTGGAATCATCAAGAACTTGAACAATTATACGATCGGACGGCCAAGAAAGCCCACATGCAGCTCCAATTGAGAGCTGATACACCTGCGTATGATTCAATCAAAATGTGTGAAgaaaaaaaacagaaataatCCAGCAAAACATGTGACCTTGAATTGAATTTAAAGGACAACACAAGAAAAAAAGAGACCTCTTTTTCGTTGAACATTGGAATTTGAACAAGAACCATTGGATAAGCCGAGTTTCCGAGCTCCAAATCGTCCTTTAATGGCTCCCATTTATATAGCTTTTCTGGTTTTTTACCAAATATCTTCACCAAACTAATGACGATCCCCATGTAAACTCTCTCAATAAACAACATGAATGACATCACCAAGCACAAAGAGACTAAGATTTCGAGCGAATGAACTATCAATGGCTCCCTAATCCGTCCCCAGATTATCACAAATTGGTCCAAGATGTCGTTTTTCGCAACCGAAAATGAATCCGGCAAAAGGGTCGTCGTCGAAAATGGAtccatttatgaaaattttaccCCCAGTTTTTTGATGGAAAAAACCAGAGGAAAACAGGGGATGTTTCCTCAATTTGGCAGCGGTGGAATGCAAGAAATCTCTGGCTCAAACCTCGCACtccaattttcagaaaaatatcacatgcgagaatccgAGAAAAAGGAATAAGAATTAAACGTAAAACCCACAAAACCCAAGGATCAATACAAAACAGGCTGATCAATTATTGTTGTGTCGCCAAAAAGAGGCAAGAAAACAGAGGTTTTCTGCACTTTTGATTAATGTGCATAACAATGGAGATTTAATGGAAATGGTGGTAAATCATTggagaaagaaaaataaacaGAGGGGATGAGAGCATGAAGAATGGAGGAGAGGTGCAGAGAGAAACAGAGAGAATCGCTCTTTCTGTTGCCTgtgctttttctttttctttttcttttttaattatttttttccacttctttatatataattttacacAAAAACTTATATGAGAAATTGGCAGGATTTACAGTTTATTGgataaaaatttgtaaaatcgTTTCAAAAAAAACACATTCatattttattagtagtaggattaatttcaatatataatgtaaattatCGTATTTGCTCGACTTCAACGGTCGAATCATCAATTGCACGATTTCACATGATTTAGTAATTATGTAGTATTTGAGAGCTTTTAGGAaatatttttcagttttttcttaataaaagttcacaaaatttcaaaattttgttgagAAAAAACTGAGAAATGCTTCTTAAAAACTCTATCAAACACTACTTTAGTATGATAATTATTATTACTATCCCGTGATTGCAATtttcatttaaataaaatttattgtgAAGTCACATCTAAATTAACTTTAATAGATATTATCATATTAATTATGCTGATATTATTCTGATTCTACGAAAAATGTTGTCCGATATATGCTTCGATTTAAATGAATGGCTTGATTTCATGATCATAATTTTTTGATCATGAGATTATACTTTAGAACTGTaataaatttctaaaatatattACCTGAATAAATTGTATATTTGATAGTTCATGGAACAAAATGTCATAATTTATTATacgaaaagtttttttttaaaattattctcattgaatactatttaaaaataaaaaataaataaataaaatggagGTGTGAGTTGGTAGAAAATGCGATCCTTCTTTCATACTCAGGCATGCTAGCTTACTGATGTTAGTtgtacataaaataattcaagacATATATATGATCAAAACATCCTCATATGTCTAGAGATTCTATATTACATCGAGAAAAATAGTTTCAGTATATTTGTACCAGATGATCAGTCCAtcatttcattttaaaaaaaataccgaTAAACCATACATTTTTGTTTTTAAGTAAAATGATCAGGTGATCatctcataaaaaaaaatttgtttctcCCAACATAACATAAAATCTCTCCCATATGCATGGTTTGGGGTAAAACATTTTATTAAtctaatttataatattgaatcataaataaataaataatttatataaacTTTGTCAAGCATCGATcgatttatttggcattataaTCCTAATGATGCATTTTTCCATTCGTTCAGGTTATTTTTTGCTTTTAACGAAACATTTAGTGGGCTAGcccactattttttttaatgatatattggcgagcaatttattttatatattaactaATCTGAAATATTGCTCATGTAAAATACAAGTAGcccattttattttaattttttttatttttattacacccAACTGCATTTTTATATTAATAGGGTTAATTATGTTGATCACCATTGTGGTTTATGataattcattaattgccccttcCATTAAACAATATAATAAAAAGTTATCTTTGGTCAAAGATTTCTATAACATTCCAAATTTACCTTTTTATTAACTTAAATTATTACAACTCGACCTTTGTTAATTTTAATGTTctcataattattatttttgaagttttaataattattggattaaaatttttaaatatttgtaaagGTTGACTTCATTTTACTATCAATGTGaatgtattttaattaattttatttgagtgacaataatatatattaaattatatataataacaataaaataataattagaaAAATAGTTACAGTTTTATAtggtaaattaaatttaaaatattacatAGTGAAAGTGGCATTGCTTTAATATCAAGTTGTCCACAATTTTCTAGTATCGTAAAATTTAAAGCTTTTTTTTCCCCCATTTTTGAATATTGTACATGGATCATAAATTTGAAACCTTTTCTTTTACTATTTTACTATGTTTGAATATTGTACACGGATCCGGCGTTAGGGAGTAGAAGAATTTTTCCCCGCACAAATAGAAGGACGtttctgatctctgccattggTGCAGTGTTGAGCTAGTAGGATCAAGTTGGGGTTTTGAGAGATTTTTCTTTGTGTAGGTGCTTAAAATATTTACTGGATATCAAAGATTTCCACTCCTTCGAAAGGATTTTGCGTCTCAAGAAGGTATATTTTAGAACTATGAATTATTTAGGATAATTTCATTTTACTTTTTCAGACACGACTCTTTAAAGATGGATATAGTTTATAACTTCTATCCAGAGAAGGAAACATTAATTTAGATAAGATATCTTTCTAGAGATATCATCTATCTACGATATAAAGACACACTTAATTAATTTCCGACTCTAATATTCACTTTCTcctattttattcaaaattaatagACATTACGAATTTGCTAAATTCCATAACTAAAAATCTCAATCTTCTTCgaacattaaattaataatccACATGCTCATGATTACTAATAAGATCAAAGTGAAAAGATACATGTAAACACATATATACGTACTTacgaatatttattttagtcTCACAAACATTCAACATTGATTCTATTGTTTCCTCCCAGATTTTAATTGGTGTCAAAATTTAATTTCCCGCGTGACACAAAAGTACTATAATATATACACTTCATCCATGATTAATCCATCAACTTTCAAATATTCTAAAGATATATAATCTCAAAAATTAACTAAATCCAAGGActctaaaaaacaataaaacattAATCCAAAGTTTTGCTAAGTTTTAGCAAATATTAGAATCAAGAAAAATATGAAAGTGTGTTGTGTACACACCAAAAGCAATGCCATATCAGAGAAGAGTGTCGATGTGAAGTTTGAAATCCAATATTACATCTTCAGCATGGCAATGAATATTCTTGTACCCTTTTCCTCCCATTCTAAAAACCTCATGTTTCAACTTGTACCACTCCATGAATCCTCCATTGTAAACCAACATCTCCCCCTTTTCATCCATCATCACAGGCCGAAAATGAGCCCCGAACCGTGCTCGGAAACCGGCCACGCACATGTCCTGCTTGCTCCATCCCCAATCTCCAGCACCATCGAGTTTCCACAACTCGATATCCTGCTGCCCTTCCTTCTTATACATGAGATGCAAATCTCCGTTCAATTCGACCAGCCACTGATCGTCGTCTTGGTATTCTTGGATCATGACGATCTCATCCGGCAATAGAACAACGAAGAATTTTTCTTCCCACAAGTCGAAGCACGTGAGACATCTACGGTCATCCGCGTCTCCCGTCCAGTACAAAATCCCATCAGCAAAAACCCCCCAGGGGGAGCCATCCGCCACGCGATATCGCGCGCTATCCTTGATGATCTTCCACCTCTCGTCGATGTTCCCGGCGGACACAACAACATCGTCCCTTGACAAAGTGATCATCCGCCAATTCCTGCGGCCTTTGAATTTAGCGACGATCACGTACTGGTTCCTGTCGGGGACGTACCCGAAACTCGCCTTGGAAATTCCAGAAGGACAATGCATGGAGGCCTTGGGTAAACAGATCTGACAGGCTCGCCTTGTGCTCGGATTGCACACGAAGAATCTTTGCATGTCCACCACCAAACACAAGAGATTATCCGACCCGAATGGAGAAGGCAAAAACGCGGAGTTCTGGAGGCCGATCGAGGCCAGATCCCACCGGTCCAGCACGGCTCCGGAGAGGTCGACTGTGGTCAGGAAGGGTTTCCCTTCCTGTCGCGAAAATAGTATCAAGACGGGGTTTTCCAGCGATTTATTTTCGTGCAGGCGCTTGAAAGAAGTACTAGAGATCAAAGACTTCCACCTCTTGCAAACGATCTTGTATTTCAAGAGGGTTTTTGTTGGCAATCTGTGGAGTATATTCTCCACAATTTCATCAGGCAGGAAACAACATATGTTGGTAGGTTTCTTCTTCATCGGCATGGTTATAAACTGGAAAGTTCAGTACCTCTATTTAATGAATTatgcttaatttatttatattttatacctAAAGCACAATCCCAGCAGATTTGGGAACAATTGTACGTACGTCTGCTATAGAGATCTAAGTAATGAAGGAAACTTTTTAATAAAGtgactttttaaaaaatcatgttTCCAAATCTTTAATTTGGATATGAATTGTACTTAGAGAAGGAAATTTTTGATTGAGGTATCTTTTTCATTTATGCTTAACTTATTAATCTTGAGTTCGACATGATGATGTGTAGATACGTATATTTTATGCAATTGAAATATTAATTATCGAGTAttgatacttttttttttttttttttaatttttaaagcgATATGCTa
It encodes:
- the LOC140891395 gene encoding peroxiredoxin-2B-like, whose protein sequence is MAAAAATTASFAAAKLFTSSSSKFKQPLCAFSQLKTPTSLISSPFAALPLRPHRRTFPQHLRFSTAPKISATISVGDKLPDATLSYFDSSDELQTISISDLTSKKKAILIAVPGAFTPTCSQKHLPGFVEKAAEFKAKGVDTIACISVNDAFVMKAWKKDLKVGDEVLLLSDGNGDFTKAIGCELDLSDKPVGLGVRSRRYAIYLEDGVVKILNLEEGGAFNVSSAEDLLKAL
- the LOC140887313 gene encoding glucomannan 4-beta-mannosyltransferase 9-like; translated protein: MDPFSTTTLLPDSFSVAKNDILDQFVIIWGRIREPLIVHSLEILVSLCLVMSFMLFIERVYMGIVISLVKIFGKKPEKLYKWEPLKDDLELGNSAYPMVLVQIPMFNEKEVYQLSIGAACGLSWPSDRIIVQVLDDSTDPIVKNMVSIECQRWAGKGINIKYEIRDNRKGYKSGALKEGLRHSYAKQCDFVAIFDADFQPEPDFLWRTIPFFVHNPELALVQARWKFVNANECLMTRMQEMSLDYHFSVEQEVGSSTYAFFGFNGTAGVWRITAIDEAGGWKDRTTVEDMDLAVRASLKGWKFLYLGSLKVKNELPSTFKAYRYQQHRWSCGPANLFKKMFMEIIRNKKVSLWKKVHVIYSFFFVRKIVAHLVTFIFYCVVLPATVLVPEVRIPRWGAVYIPFIITILNAVGTPRSLHLLVFWILFENVLSLHRTKAAMIGLLEAGRVNEWIVTEKLGDAHKLKSGIKASRRPKFKIDERLHFLELAVGAYLLFCGCYDFVLGENRYYIYLFAQSLAFFIIGFGYVGTFVPQTL
- the LOC140888167 gene encoding putative F-box protein At3g52320, producing the protein MPMKKKPTNICCFLPDEIVENILHRLPTKTLLKYKIVCKRWKSLISSTSFKRLHENKSLENPVLILFSRQEGKPFLTTVDLSGAVLDRWDLASIGLQNSAFLPSPFGSDNLLCLVVDMQRFFVCNPSTRRACQICLPKASMHCPSGISKASFGYVPDRNQYVIVAKFKGRRNWRMITLSRDDVVVSAGNIDERWKIIKDSARYRVADGSPWGVFADGILYWTGDADDRRCLTCFDLWEEKFFVVLLPDEIVMIQEYQDDDQWLVELNGDLHLMYKKEGQQDIELWKLDGAGDWGWSKQDMCVAGFRARFGAHFRPVMMDEKGEMLVYNGGFMEWYKLKHEVFRMGGKGYKNIHCHAEDVILDFKLHIDTLL